CTTGAATCGCTTCAATTACAACGGTCTGAGCTACACCTAAGGCACGTTCGACATGTGCATTCTCTCGAGAAGATAATTTATATCGACCACGCGCAACAATGGTGTAACCGTCGTCTTCTACGTAACGTTCAAAAGCATCGCCCTTACCTGAATAAAGCCCAAACTCATCCCGATGAGTCACTGGATTATTACGCGCCATCCTATAGAAATTCAATCCATCGATAGCCCACGCCGGATCAGGGGTTAACCAACGTCCCAACCAAGGTGCGTAATATCGAAACCCATAATAGTAAAGCCCCGTCGCATCCAGCTCCTTGCCCGAATAACGCAAAAATTTATATTTCACTTCAACTTTAGAGCGCCCCATCCACCAGGCTGTCCCGCCGTATGGGTAGTATCCTTCGTAACTGATCAGGTCACCTCGGCCATCCAACTCCAATGTGCTGCTACCCAAATGATCATCAAGACTGTAACGCAATTGATCATCCGGCTGGCCGTGCACCCAGTGCAGGAGGCGAACATTGCTGCGTCCTGCCTGAACATTCAGCACCTGCAAAACTTCGCCGGGACTGTCCGCGCCATCGGTGCGGATCTCCAGACCCGGCAAATAACGCACATCCGCTATTCGGGAGACACTCGATGCCAGCGCATTGCGTACTTTGCGCACACGCATACCGGCACCGTCATAGATATAACGTTCACTGTCGCTGCGACCCTCTGGGCGGCTCACCAGAACGACTTCGCGAAGCTCATTGCGCGCCGTCCAGCGCATTAGTTGCCCCGGCGTCAGGAATTTGAGATTGCCGTTGCCATCGAAGCCCGCATCAAAATCCGGGACCTGCCCCTCAACCCGAGTCAGCCCTCGATTGCTGCCTGTGTCGATGACCATGAAGTGCGTTGGTTTATTGCTGTGGCGCTGTTCGAGCAGATTGCCGCCCGCGTCATAACACCAACTCTGACTGTAGTTTTGCAGTCGAGCGGGATCAGGAGGTTCAATCAGTTCAGGCCGCGCCGGGCCATTGATGGCTGACGCCACTTCACGCCCAGTAGCGCTGATCAATTGATATAGCGAGTCGTAACCATAGCGATTGATGGGGTCGACACGCTGATTGGCAAACCAGCTGACAGGCTGGGATTGATCAGCCATACAGAGGATATTGCCCATGGCGTCATAGTCGTAACGAAAGTCCTGAAGGCACCGCTCACCTTTGATGGCGAGCAACTGCCGCAGTCTTCCATCGGCAGGATCGTAAACACTGGAACAGCTGACACCATTGCCCGCGGTTTCACGCTCAACCTGGCCGAACGCGTTGTAGGCGATGTCGCTGACCAACAATTGCTCTGACTTGCCCGCAACCTTCAGCCAAGTGCTCTGCAGCTGCCCCGACACGGTGTAGGCGTAACGGCGTGAATGCCCTGCCGCATCAATTTGCTCAAGCATTTCGCCCGAAGCACCATAGTGCCAATGGGTGCGGTAGGTTTTATCTTCGCCCTGTTCGAGCAAGGCGTTTTGTTGGTTCTCGGCCACAGGCCAACCCGGATGATCAAGTTCTGCCAGGAAGCGCCGCGACTCCGTAAGCGGTTCGCCTTGCAGGCTGAAATCATGCACCTCCCGCCTACCGGCTGCGTCGGCATGACGAATCAATCGACCACACTGGTTTCGATCGCTAACGTCAGGTTCGGCAGCTCCGTAATACAAGCGCTCCACACATTGCGAGGCGGCATTGACGGACGCTTGCTCGACAATCAACGGCCTGCCCATCAAGTCGTAGTCAAACCACGTTGTGTTACCCGCGCCATCCCAATTCTGACGAACCTGGCCAGCTTCGTCCTGCAAGGCCAGCCGCCAACCCGCATCGACGCTGACCGTCAATACCGGTTTGCCCGAGAAAGCGGGAACGATGGTCAGCGAAGCGATCGGCGTGCTGCCCGAACCCAAGCGCGCATCCCAATTCGCCACC
This DNA window, taken from Pseudomonas fluorescens NCIMB 11764, encodes the following:
- a CDS encoding RHS repeat-associated core domain-containing protein encodes the protein MEPGHALHRNTPKLAVVDPRGLAVASVAYYRKTSADASPEPRVTRETFDVAGRSVANWDARLGSGSTPIASLTIVPAFSGKPVLTVSVDAGWRLALQDEAGQVRQNWDGAGNTTWFDYDLMGRPLIVEQASVNAASQCVERLYYGAAEPDVSDRNQCGRLIRHADAAGRREVHDFSLQGEPLTESRRFLAELDHPGWPVAENQQNALLEQGEDKTYRTHWHYGASGEMLEQIDAAGHSRRYAYTVSGQLQSTWLKVAGKSEQLLVSDIAYNAFGQVERETAGNGVSCSSVYDPADGRLRQLLAIKGERCLQDFRYDYDAMGNILCMADQSQPVSWFANQRVDPINRYGYDSLYQLISATGREVASAINGPARPELIEPPDPARLQNYSQSWCYDAGGNLLEQRHSNKPTHFMVIDTGSNRGLTRVEGQVPDFDAGFDGNGNLKFLTPGQLMRWTARNELREVVLVSRPEGRSDSERYIYDGAGMRVRKVRNALASSVSRIADVRYLPGLEIRTDGADSPGEVLQVLNVQAGRSNVRLLHWVHGQPDDQLRYSLDDHLGSSTLELDGRGDLISYEGYYPYGGTAWWMGRSKVEVKYKFLRYSGKELDATGLYYYGFRYYAPWLGRWLTPDPAWAIDGLNFYRMARNNPVTHRDEFGLYSGKGDAFERYVEDDGYTIVARGRYKLSSRENAHVERALGVAQTVVIEAIQELKSGLAMDSRLDDVYGPGVGEKFKPTLIAWFETLKDEMISYRSGSKKDQFVFLNSAKKDVAFVYKMDPEKRIFINGQAGSDDRSLVGLVQILIHEVSHLALNTHDFFYYERTFSDKIPDLVKDLKSRVEIAGKGLQGTDRVMVSNLLSGYHEKKISDGELIGMFGTNNLNQINNDILGNPDYRSQALIYNADSLAFAALYIGTSALGRFLNRTKSPARSPVPEY